In the genome of Deinococcus deserti VCD115, one region contains:
- the pyrE gene encoding orotate phosphoribosyltransferase yields the protein MDVLELYQQAGAYHEGHFLLASGRHSPKFLQSTTLLQYPHLTEQIGQALAARLQGEGIQADFLIGPAMGGVTLAYETARHYDNGKGPSGRRAIFAEKDGQGGMKIREAFTITPGETFVAVEDVLTTGGSVLKAVRAAEQAGGRCVAIACIVDRRAQEGPLEGYRLVSLTRLVFDTYLPDEVPGWLAEIPLQEI from the coding sequence ATGGACGTTCTCGAGCTCTATCAGCAGGCTGGCGCGTACCACGAAGGGCATTTTCTGCTTGCCTCCGGCCGCCACAGTCCCAAGTTCCTGCAAAGCACCACGCTGCTGCAGTACCCCCACCTGACCGAGCAGATTGGGCAGGCCCTGGCCGCCCGGTTACAGGGCGAGGGTATTCAGGCCGATTTCCTGATTGGCCCGGCCATGGGTGGCGTCACCCTGGCCTATGAAACGGCCCGCCATTATGACAACGGCAAAGGCCCCAGCGGCCGGCGTGCGATTTTTGCTGAGAAAGACGGCCAGGGGGGCATGAAGATCCGCGAGGCCTTCACGATTACGCCCGGAGAGACCTTCGTGGCTGTCGAGGATGTGCTGACCACTGGCGGCAGCGTCCTGAAGGCAGTACGGGCAGCCGAACAGGCGGGCGGACGGTGTGTGGCGATTGCCTGCATCGTGGACCGGCGCGCGCAGGAAGGGCCGCTGGAAGGGTATCGGCTGGTGTCGTTGACGCGGCTGGTGTTTGATACGTATCTGCCGGATGAGGTTCCAGGGTGGCTGGCGGAGATTCCTTTGCAGGAGATTTGA